One window from the genome of Diabrotica virgifera virgifera chromosome 6, PGI_DIABVI_V3a encodes:
- the LOC126887077 gene encoding uncharacterized protein LOC126887077 gives MSSSSSVIADQIDESWLPENENKSDYSTSSEEGKQQEGEEPVARADNDGNNENKKARKSIADINEWHDIKNKRLRQHGKKYIGWTRVGKTAKRGTPRNEKQMGPVCLSSVCKKSTVRQCQDLNEEDRKELFNNFWNNLTWDQKKIYIASLVCKKEKTEIQRKRLKNQGGKIN, from the coding sequence ATGTCGAGCTCATCGTCTGTAATTGCTGATCAGATTGATGAATCGTGGTTGCCAGAAAACGAAAATAAGTCAGATTACTCAACTAGTTCGGAAGAAGGCAAACAACAAGAAGGGGAAGAACCAGTAGCAAGAGCCGATAATGACGGTAACAACGAAAATAAAAAAGCTCGAAAATCAATAGCAGATATCAACGAATGGcacgatattaaaaataaaagactaAGACAACacggaaaaaaatatattggctgGACAAGGGTTGGAAAGACAGCGAAAAGAGGAACACCTAGAAATGAAAAACAAATGGGACCAGTCTGCTTATCCTCCGTATGTAAAAAATCCACAGTAAGGCAGTGTCAAGATTTAAATGAAGAGGACCgaaaagaacttttcaacaactTTTGGAACAATCTCACATGGGACCAGAAAAAAATCTATATCGCTTCTCTGGTttgcaaaaaagaaaaaacagaaaTACAAAGAAAGAGACTGAAGAATCAAGGAggaaaaataaattaa